A section of the Leptospira kobayashii genome encodes:
- a CDS encoding alpha/beta fold hydrolase: MSSKTCSMMLLGAALFTPPASGETPAIWHNKIPSVMSEPAVDIDKDPKLLHRYADNAGTKIHYVTIGSDKQPLIVFVHGFPDFWYSWRNQIQAFSKDYQVVALDLRGYDLSDRPEGIENYKTPVLLGDIHAVIDAESQGRKVILVGHDWGAALSWLFTGQNPDLVQRLVILSVPHPGAITKELLPWNHQIAQAGASAYATRFFAKGKGDHLTAEDLAYWIVNPQIKSRYIEAFNRSSIPSMMSYYKANYTFSQFALNLFDPTMRKIYDAAIKCPVLHVHGIEETHALLSTLDLEKSWMENPDHLTIKIVPGVGHFIQAEVPDYLNRTISSWLKDSGN, from the coding sequence ATGAGTTCAAAAACCTGCTCGATGATGCTTTTGGGAGCCGCCCTGTTCACACCTCCTGCGTCCGGGGAAACCCCTGCCATTTGGCACAACAAAATCCCGTCTGTAATGAGCGAGCCTGCAGTCGATATCGACAAGGATCCAAAGCTCTTGCACAGGTATGCGGACAATGCGGGAACGAAAATCCACTATGTCACCATCGGATCGGACAAACAGCCGCTTATTGTGTTTGTGCATGGATTTCCAGACTTCTGGTATTCTTGGCGAAATCAGATCCAAGCATTCTCAAAAGATTATCAAGTGGTCGCGCTTGATCTGCGCGGGTACGATTTAAGCGACCGACCAGAAGGGATCGAGAACTACAAAACTCCGGTTCTTCTGGGTGACATCCATGCCGTGATCGACGCAGAGAGCCAAGGACGCAAGGTCATCTTGGTTGGTCATGACTGGGGTGCCGCCTTATCATGGTTATTCACGGGGCAAAATCCTGATCTGGTCCAAAGACTTGTGATTCTCAGCGTTCCTCATCCAGGCGCCATTACCAAGGAATTGCTCCCATGGAACCATCAGATTGCGCAGGCCGGAGCGAGCGCTTACGCCACGCGGTTCTTTGCTAAAGGCAAAGGTGATCATCTGACGGCGGAAGATTTGGCATACTGGATTGTAAATCCACAAATTAAAAGCCGTTACATCGAGGCATTCAATAGATCGTCCATCCCGTCTATGATGAGTTATTACAAAGCTAACTATACATTCTCTCAGTTTGCGCTCAACCTTTTTGATCCGACCATGAGGAAAATCTATGACGCTGCGATCAAATGCCCGGTCTTACATGTGCATGGAATCGAAGAGACCCATGCTTTGCTGAGCACTCTTGATCTGGAAAAGTCATGGATGGAAAATCCCGACCATCTCACGATCAAAATCGTTCCTGGAGTCGGCCACTTCATTCAAGCCGAAGTGCCCGACTATCTTAACCGAACGATTTCCTCCTGGTTAAAAGATTCAGGAAACTAA
- a CDS encoding TetR/AcrR family transcriptional regulator — translation MPRKTDARDWAIATAERLFRIQGYTATGLKQIIEESGSPKGSFYFHFPRGKAQLAEEAIDRYLATRIALLRNISANTVGDALKFVHQIFEAFAAEMAASDFQYGCLMQNLANELPALDPELTKRIARGFVDSEEIVAEHFRGCGFTSARASSAAAALVAAVEGARTIARLERTPAIFEALADVSVQGWAIPKG, via the coding sequence ATGCCTCGTAAAACTGACGCCCGTGACTGGGCCATTGCCACCGCCGAGAGACTGTTTCGCATCCAAGGTTACACTGCGACTGGATTGAAACAGATCATTGAAGAAAGTGGCTCGCCTAAAGGATCGTTCTATTTTCACTTTCCACGTGGCAAGGCTCAACTCGCAGAAGAAGCGATTGATCGATACCTTGCCACTCGAATTGCTCTCTTACGGAATATCTCGGCCAATACAGTGGGTGATGCTCTGAAATTTGTTCATCAGATTTTCGAAGCTTTCGCGGCCGAAATGGCCGCCTCTGATTTCCAGTATGGATGTTTAATGCAGAATCTGGCGAATGAGCTGCCCGCGCTCGACCCTGAGCTGACCAAACGGATAGCGCGTGGATTTGTTGATTCGGAAGAGATTGTTGCGGAACATTTTAGAGGGTGCGGTTTTACTTCCGCACGCGCATCTTCTGCTGCAGCGGCGTTGGTAGCCGCCGTCGAGGGAGCCCGAACGATCGCCCGCTTGGAACGCACGCCGGCGATATTTGAGGCCCTTGCGGATGTTAGTGTCCAGGGGTGGGCTATTCCAAAAGGGTGA